The following proteins come from a genomic window of Bradyrhizobium paxllaeri:
- the hisC gene encoding histidinol-phosphate transaminase, with protein sequence MSRFWSSLIHDLKPYVPGEQPRMAELVKLNTNESPFGPSPRALEAIRGEAADTLRLYPDPQATALRAALATYHDVRPEQVFVGNGSDEVLAHAFAALLKHDAPLLFPDITYSFYPVYCRLFGIAYEAVPLDQAMHIRVADYHRPAGALILPNPNAPTGIALSRAEIVTLLEQHPDAPVVIDEAYVDFGAETAIPLVASHRNLLVVQTMSKSRALAGLRVGYAIGDADLIEGLTRVKDSFNSYPLGRPAQAGAIASLEDEAYFQASRARVIEGRERLNRGLIRLGFEVLPSSANFVFARHPAHEGAALATALRQRAVIVRHFSAPRIADYLRISVGTDEQIDRLLSALSDILGGP encoded by the coding sequence ATGAGCCGTTTCTGGAGTAGCTTGATCCACGACCTGAAGCCCTATGTGCCGGGCGAACAGCCCCGCATGGCGGAGCTGGTCAAGCTCAACACCAATGAAAGTCCATTTGGTCCATCGCCACGCGCGTTGGAAGCGATCCGCGGCGAGGCGGCCGATACGTTGCGTCTATACCCGGACCCACAAGCCACAGCGCTGCGGGCCGCCTTGGCCACCTACCACGACGTGCGGCCCGAACAAGTGTTCGTCGGCAATGGCTCGGACGAGGTGCTGGCCCACGCCTTCGCCGCGCTGCTGAAGCATGATGCGCCGTTGCTGTTCCCCGACATCACCTACAGTTTCTATCCCGTTTATTGCCGGCTGTTCGGCATCGCCTATGAGGCCGTGCCGCTCGATCAGGCCATGCACATCCGCGTGGCCGACTATCACCGGCCGGCCGGCGCGCTCATCCTGCCCAATCCGAACGCGCCGACGGGTATTGCGTTGTCACGGGCCGAGATCGTTACCCTGCTGGAGCAACATCCCGACGCGCCCGTTGTCATCGACGAGGCCTATGTCGATTTCGGCGCCGAGACTGCGATCCCGCTGGTCGCTTCCCATCGGAATCTTCTGGTGGTTCAAACCATGTCCAAGTCCCGGGCGCTCGCCGGCTTGCGGGTCGGCTATGCGATCGGCGACGCCGACCTGATCGAAGGGCTCACCCGGGTGAAGGACAGCTTCAACTCCTACCCTCTTGGCCGGCCCGCCCAGGCCGGCGCCATCGCATCGTTGGAGGACGAAGCCTATTTTCAAGCGAGCCGCGCGCGCGTGATCGAAGGTCGGGAGCGGCTGAACCGCGGACTGATCCGGCTGGGTTTCGAGGTGCTGCCGTCGTCGGCCAACTTCGTCTTTGCGCGGCATCCGGCGCACGAGGGTGCGGCGCTGGCTACCGCGCTGCGCCAACGCGCGGTGATCGTCCGCCATTTTTCCGCGCCGCGTATCGCTGACTATCTGCGGATAAGCGTGGGCACGGACGAACAAATCGACCGGCTGTTGTCGGCTCTATCGGATATCCTGGGCGGCCCATAG
- a CDS encoding IS701 family transposase codes for MDLDQSEARFASYIAGLGSVIGHAERTRPLRDYCTGLMLPGDRKSVEPMAARTAPARTAAQHQSLLHFVANADWSDETVLAKVREMVLPAIEKSGPIEAWIIDDTSFPKQGKHSVGVHRQYCGQLGKQANCQVAVSLSIANHAASLPVAYRLYLPEAWSKDRARRKKAGVPKQLKFRTKLQIALEQIGWACESGLPRGVALMDAAYGRDARLRAGMTELGVPYVVGIVPTILMWAPGSAPRRMDKPMNNTGRRDEPALISAQKVALGLPKRAWRTVTWREGSAEQLSSRFARVPVRVSYNKLIPETLSPEWLLIEWPEGEAEPTKYWLSTLPEDVSFTQLVDLAKLRWRIERDYQELKQEVGLGHYEGRGWRGFHHHATLCIAAYGFLLAEQAMIPPSGPRSTAPVEVPPLPDNYRPRGSARAA; via the coding sequence ATGGATCTTGATCAAAGCGAAGCACGGTTCGCGTCTTACATTGCGGGACTTGGAAGCGTGATCGGTCACGCGGAGCGGACGCGGCCGCTGCGCGACTATTGTACGGGACTGATGTTGCCCGGTGACCGCAAGAGCGTTGAGCCGATGGCAGCGCGGACGGCTCCGGCGAGGACAGCGGCACAGCACCAGTCGCTGCTGCACTTTGTCGCCAACGCCGATTGGTCGGACGAGACCGTGCTGGCCAAGGTACGCGAGATGGTGCTGCCGGCGATCGAGAAGAGTGGACCGATCGAGGCGTGGATCATCGACGACACCTCGTTCCCTAAGCAGGGCAAGCATTCGGTCGGCGTGCACCGCCAATATTGCGGTCAGCTCGGCAAGCAGGCCAACTGCCAGGTGGCGGTGTCGCTGTCGATCGCCAATCATGCCGCCAGCCTGCCGGTGGCCTATCGCTTGTACTTGCCGGAAGCCTGGTCAAAGGATCGTGCACGGCGGAAGAAGGCAGGCGTTCCCAAGCAACTCAAGTTCAGGACCAAGCTACAGATCGCGTTGGAGCAAATCGGCTGGGCCTGCGAAAGCGGCCTGCCACGCGGCGTTGCGTTGATGGATGCAGCATACGGCAGGGACGCGCGGCTGCGCGCAGGCATGACGGAACTTGGCGTGCCTTACGTGGTCGGCATCGTGCCGACCATCCTGATGTGGGCCCCTGGCAGCGCCCCACGGCGGATGGACAAGCCGATGAACAACACCGGCCGTCGTGACGAGCCCGCACTGATCTCGGCCCAAAAAGTGGCGCTCGGTCTACCGAAGCGGGCGTGGCGCACGGTGACGTGGCGCGAAGGCTCGGCCGAGCAATTGTCCTCGCGCTTCGCGCGTGTACCTGTCCGCGTCAGCTACAACAAGCTGATCCCCGAGACGCTATCACCTGAGTGGCTGTTGATCGAATGGCCGGAGGGCGAGGCAGAGCCGACCAAATACTGGCTCTCCACGCTGCCGGAGGACGTCAGCTTCACGCAACTCGTCGATCTGGCCAAGCTGCGCTGGCGCATCGAGCGCGACTACCAGGAACTCAAGCAGGAGGTCGGGCTCGGCCACTACGAAGGGCGCGGCTGGCGTGGCTTCCACCATCACGCAACGCTGTGCATCGCAGCCTACGGCTTCCTTCTCGCCGAGCAGGCGATGATTCCCCCCTCAGGACCTCGTTCCACCGCGCCAGTCGAAGTCCCTCCGTTACCCGACAATTATCGACCCAGAGGCTCCGCCCGCGCGGCCTGA
- the pdxY gene encoding pyridoxal kinase PdxY: MNVISIQSQVAFGHVGNSAAVFPMQMHGIDVVAVPTTLLSNRPGYPTLRGRVLDAALVADLLRGIEERGVVDRAQMILSGYLGSADNAKVVADFVARARAKNPALRYCCDPVLGDRDRGLFVHAEIPPLVRDLLCPLADIITPNHFEFEWLCGAKSATIDQVLKAARAFMARGTIVVTSAELADTPEGQIETLAVERANAFRVRTPKLPISPNGTGDLFAALLVAARLRGADTPAALSHAASAIFAVLERTAAIGSEEMRIVESAEWLMHPQRKFECIAINP; this comes from the coding sequence ATGAACGTGATTTCCATTCAGTCGCAGGTCGCCTTCGGCCATGTCGGCAACAGCGCCGCAGTCTTTCCCATGCAGATGCACGGCATCGACGTGGTGGCGGTGCCGACCACGCTGCTCAGCAACCGGCCGGGCTATCCGACACTGCGCGGCCGCGTGCTCGATGCGGCGCTCGTCGCCGATCTCCTGCGCGGTATCGAGGAGCGCGGCGTGGTGGACCGCGCGCAGATGATCCTGTCGGGCTATCTCGGCTCGGCCGACAACGCCAAAGTGGTCGCGGATTTTGTCGCGCGCGCAAGAGCGAAAAATCCCGCGCTGCGCTATTGCTGCGATCCCGTGCTCGGCGATCGCGACCGCGGCCTGTTCGTGCACGCCGAGATTCCGCCGCTGGTGCGCGATCTCTTGTGTCCGCTCGCCGACATCATCACGCCCAATCATTTCGAGTTCGAATGGCTGTGCGGAGCGAAGTCCGCGACGATCGATCAGGTGCTCAAGGCGGCGCGCGCGTTTATGGCGCGCGGGACAATCGTTGTCACCAGCGCCGAGCTGGCCGATACGCCTGAAGGCCAGATCGAGACGTTGGCGGTCGAACGCGCCAACGCCTTTCGCGTGCGCACGCCGAAACTCCCCATTAGCCCCAACGGCACTGGCGACCTGTTCGCCGCGCTCCTGGTCGCCGCGCGTCTTCGCGGCGCCGACACGCCGGCGGCGCTGAGCCACGCCGCGTCGGCCATCTTCGCCGTGCTGGAGCGCACCGCGGCCATCGGCAGTGAGGAAATGCGCATCGTCGAGAGCGCGGAGTGGCTCATGCATCCGCAACGCAAATTCGAATGTATAGCGATCAACCCGTAG
- a CDS encoding DUF2312 domain-containing protein, which translates to MSDVTIPGGRIRSFVERIENLDTELQELNEQKKEVFSEAKGEGFDVKILKEIIKLRKQDQDERDERESLLDLYMRAMETAPAEKVAKAA; encoded by the coding sequence ATGTCTGACGTCACCATTCCCGGCGGCCGGATCCGTTCTTTCGTTGAGCGGATCGAGAATCTCGACACCGAATTGCAGGAGCTGAACGAGCAGAAGAAGGAAGTGTTTTCCGAGGCCAAGGGCGAGGGGTTCGACGTCAAGATCCTCAAGGAGATCATCAAGCTGCGCAAGCAGGACCAGGACGAGCGCGACGAGCGCGAAAGCCTGCTCGATCTCTACATGCGCGCCATGGAAACCGCGCCGGCGGAGAAGGTTGCCAAGGCGGCCTGA
- a CDS encoding tRNA-binding protein yields the protein MPPIKPQATYDDFARLDIRIGKVVDVQPFPRARNPSWKVGVDVGADRVMWSSAQITNYEPAALLGSLVVCVCNFAPKNIAGFTSELLILGAKDADGNVIVLGPRSDVAIGEPVF from the coding sequence ATGCCCCCGATAAAACCCCAGGCCACCTATGACGACTTCGCCCGTCTCGATATCCGGATCGGCAAGGTCGTGGACGTGCAGCCCTTCCCCCGCGCGCGCAATCCATCCTGGAAGGTCGGCGTCGACGTCGGCGCGGACAGGGTCATGTGGTCGAGCGCGCAGATCACAAACTATGAGCCGGCGGCGCTGCTCGGCTCGCTCGTCGTGTGCGTCTGCAATTTCGCGCCGAAGAACATCGCGGGTTTCACCTCCGAACTCCTGATCCTCGGCGCCAAGGACGCTGATGGCAACGTGATTGTGCTCGGCCCGCGCAGCGACGTTGCGATCGGCGAGCCGGTCTTTTGA
- a CDS encoding FMN-binding negative transcriptional regulator produces MHILRPQFRIEQERALAFAAERGFGVIVAADERGPRGSHVPFVILRRDDRVIVQIHLTAKNPLAALADGNRRFLLIVSGDDAYVSNDWYASRDNVSTWLYEAVHLSGIAHLGALDENRGHGDALLAVAEARLPKQPWDLAGMEPAKRESMLASIRVIDLVVDQIEGQSKLNQHKSDADHVAVSNQLARAEETGSRRLAGRMRALRPELAYECGKHGLETAAG; encoded by the coding sequence ATGCACATCCTTCGACCTCAGTTTCGCATCGAACAGGAGCGCGCGCTCGCGTTTGCGGCCGAGCGCGGCTTTGGTGTGATCGTTGCCGCCGATGAGCGCGGGCCGCGCGGCTCGCACGTACCGTTCGTGATCCTGCGGCGCGACGACCGCGTGATCGTGCAGATCCATCTCACGGCCAAAAATCCACTCGCCGCACTCGCCGACGGCAACAGGCGCTTTCTCCTGATCGTTTCCGGCGACGACGCCTATGTCTCCAACGACTGGTACGCCTCGCGCGATAACGTCTCGACCTGGCTCTACGAGGCCGTGCATCTCTCAGGCATCGCGCACTTAGGTGCGCTCGACGAGAATCGTGGCCACGGCGATGCGCTGCTTGCGGTCGCGGAGGCGCGCTTGCCGAAACAGCCTTGGGACCTGGCTGGAATGGAGCCCGCCAAGCGCGAGAGCATGCTCGCCTCGATCCGCGTCATCGACCTCGTCGTCGATCAGATCGAGGGACAGTCAAAACTTAACCAGCACAAGAGCGATGCGGACCATGTGGCCGTGAGCAACCAGTTGGCGCGTGCGGAGGAGACCGGGAGCAGAAGGCTGGCCGGGCGGATGCGGGCGCTGCGCCCGGAGTTGGCGTATGAATGTGGCAAGCATGGCCTGGAGACCGCCGCAGGCTGA
- a CDS encoding zinc ribbon domain-containing protein YjdM translates to MNCPKCNSEHAYPDGSLWVCPECAHEWSAEAGTAAEVSPEVGVRDANGNALSDGDSVIVVKDLKVKGSSSVVKGGTKVRNIRLTEGADGHNIACKIDGIGAMNLKSEFVKKA, encoded by the coding sequence ATGAACTGCCCGAAATGCAATTCCGAACATGCCTACCCGGATGGCAGCCTGTGGGTTTGCCCGGAATGTGCCCATGAATGGAGCGCCGAGGCCGGCACCGCCGCAGAGGTCTCGCCCGAGGTGGGCGTGCGCGATGCCAACGGCAACGCGCTCTCGGACGGCGACAGCGTCATCGTCGTCAAGGACCTCAAGGTGAAAGGATCATCGTCGGTCGTCAAAGGCGGCACCAAGGTCAGAAACATCCGCCTGACCGAGGGCGCAGACGGTCACAACATCGCCTGCAAGATCGACGGTATCGGCGCGATGAATCTGAAATCGGAATTCGTGAAGAAGGCGTAA
- a CDS encoding Bug family tripartite tricarboxylate transporter substrate binding protein: protein MPPSVNRRRALALVSSVVAAPWLVPRLASAAEAWPIRPVKYVNGFPAGGATDTLSRVLCQKLSELSGQSFVVENKAGAGGVLGADAITKSPPDGYTVGLGGIASNVLAIGSYAKLPYRPREDFTFISGMWQLPNILTAKKDLFSADLKELLATFKKEPGKYTYASAGFGTTLHLSGEMMNSMAGVQVRHVPYRGAAPALNDLLAGNIDLLFDNLPGSLPSVRAGTIRPVAVTAKKRIAELPDVPAMAELLPGYEMTSWAALVGPANMPPDLVAQINALTAKALNDPWVKQRYADLGATTWPTTAQEVTAYRDSEEARLLPIMKAAGIKPEGG, encoded by the coding sequence ATGCCGCCATCCGTGAACCGCCGTCGCGCGCTCGCGCTCGTTAGCTCTGTCGTCGCCGCGCCATGGCTGGTGCCGCGCCTTGCCAGCGCCGCAGAGGCCTGGCCGATCCGACCCGTGAAATACGTCAACGGCTTTCCGGCCGGCGGCGCCACCGACACGCTTTCGCGCGTGCTGTGCCAGAAGCTGAGCGAGCTGTCCGGCCAAAGCTTCGTGGTCGAGAACAAGGCCGGCGCCGGCGGCGTGCTCGGCGCGGACGCGATCACCAAATCGCCGCCGGACGGCTACACGGTCGGGCTCGGCGGCATCGCCTCCAACGTGCTCGCGATCGGCTCTTACGCCAAACTGCCGTATCGGCCGCGCGAGGATTTCACCTTCATCTCCGGCATGTGGCAATTGCCGAACATTCTGACCGCGAAGAAGGACCTGTTCTCTGCGGATCTGAAGGAACTGCTCGCGACGTTCAAGAAGGAGCCGGGCAAATACACCTACGCCTCCGCCGGCTTCGGCACCACGCTGCATCTCTCCGGCGAGATGATGAACAGCATGGCCGGCGTGCAGGTCCGCCACGTGCCTTACCGGGGCGCCGCGCCGGCGCTGAACGATTTGCTCGCCGGCAATATCGATCTCTTGTTCGACAATCTTCCGGGATCGCTGCCGAGCGTGCGCGCCGGCACGATCAGGCCCGTCGCGGTCACCGCGAAGAAACGCATCGCGGAGCTTCCCGATGTTCCTGCGATGGCCGAACTCTTGCCCGGCTACGAGATGACCTCGTGGGCCGCGCTGGTTGGACCTGCGAACATGCCGCCCGACCTCGTCGCGCAGATCAACGCGCTCACCGCCAAGGCGCTGAACGACCCCTGGGTGAAACAGCGCTACGCCGACCTCGGCGCCACCACCTGGCCGACCACGGCGCAGGAGGTCACGGCTTATCGTGACAGCGAGGAAGCGCGGCTGCTGCCGATCATGAAGGCGGCCGGGATCAAGCCGGAGGGTGGGTAG
- a CDS encoding ROK family protein — protein sequence MAKKTGKRTSRQTVLAIDIGGSRVKVMTSTERTRRAFASGPGLSAKVMVRKVKALTKDWPYDVIAIGYPGPVINNRPLSEPHNLGRGWAGFNFEKAFRRPTKVVNDALMQAIGSYQGGRMLFLGLGTGLGSAMIVDGILEPMELAHLPYRNGKTFEQYVGAAALKRVGRKKWQRTVDDVLKRLLAALEPDYIMLGGGNADKLARLPRKVRLGLNTNAFEGGFRLWKKGAVKPAGVRR from the coding sequence ATGGCGAAGAAAACCGGCAAGCGGACATCGCGACAAACGGTCCTGGCGATCGACATCGGCGGTTCGCGCGTAAAGGTCATGACCAGCACGGAGCGAACCAGGCGCGCATTTGCGTCCGGTCCCGGGCTGTCAGCGAAAGTGATGGTGAGGAAGGTCAAGGCGCTGACGAAGGACTGGCCCTACGACGTCATCGCGATCGGCTATCCCGGGCCTGTGATCAACAACCGGCCCTTGTCGGAACCGCACAATCTCGGTCGCGGCTGGGCCGGTTTCAATTTCGAAAAGGCTTTCCGCCGTCCGACCAAGGTCGTGAACGACGCGCTGATGCAGGCGATCGGCAGCTACCAGGGCGGCCGGATGCTGTTCCTGGGGCTCGGAACGGGTCTTGGCTCCGCGATGATCGTGGACGGCATTCTGGAGCCGATGGAGCTGGCTCACCTGCCGTACCGCAACGGCAAGACGTTCGAGCAATATGTCGGCGCCGCCGCCCTCAAGCGCGTTGGCAGGAAGAAATGGCAGCGCACGGTCGATGACGTCCTGAAGCGTCTGCTCGCAGCGCTGGAGCCGGATTACATCATGCTGGGCGGCGGCAATGCCGACAAGCTCGCCCGCCTGCCGCGCAAGGTCCGCCTCGGCCTCAACACCAACGCGTTCGAAGGCGGATTTCGACTGTGGAAGAAGGGGGCGGTCAAACCGGCCGGTGTACGGCGATAG
- a CDS encoding tripartite tricarboxylate transporter substrate binding protein, whose product MLRQVVRQVLRYVFRHVRNFALFATAAASLLGAGNARADFPERPITLIVPWAAGGGTDAVARQIAHMLERDFKQPVNVVNRTGGSGVVGHQAIATAAPDGYTFGLITLEINLMHWAGLTDLTFEKYTPLALVNQDPAAIHVKADAPYKNVKELFAHIKANPNKVVASGTGQGGSWHVALAGLMQADGVSPGSIRWVPSTGAATALTDLAAGGVDFVACSMPEAEALIKAGRVRSLVFFSPKRAPNFPDVPTTEEATGHKVHKGVWRGFAAPQGLPKEIATQYETAIKKIWDSAEFKEFMNRRGFDMIYLDSAKFGEFMKADNEDNGKALKSLGLAK is encoded by the coding sequence ATGTTGCGCCAAGTGGTTCGCCAAGTGCTTCGCTATGTGTTTCGCCATGTCAGAAATTTCGCGCTTTTCGCGACTGCGGCCGCAAGCCTGCTCGGTGCCGGAAACGCACGGGCGGACTTCCCGGAGCGGCCGATCACGCTGATCGTGCCGTGGGCCGCCGGCGGCGGCACCGACGCGGTCGCGCGCCAGATCGCTCACATGCTGGAACGCGATTTCAAGCAGCCGGTGAACGTCGTGAATCGCACGGGCGGATCGGGCGTGGTCGGCCACCAGGCGATCGCCACTGCCGCGCCGGATGGCTACACGTTCGGTCTCATCACGCTCGAGATCAACCTGATGCACTGGGCGGGGCTGACCGATCTCACCTTTGAGAAGTATACGCCGCTCGCGCTGGTCAACCAGGACCCCGCCGCGATCCACGTCAAGGCGGACGCGCCCTACAAGAACGTCAAGGAACTGTTCGCGCATATCAAGGCGAACCCGAACAAGGTGGTGGCCTCCGGCACGGGGCAGGGCGGAAGCTGGCATGTTGCGCTCGCTGGCCTGATGCAGGCCGACGGCGTTTCGCCCGGCTCGATCCGCTGGGTGCCGTCCACGGGGGCCGCGACCGCGCTGACCGATCTCGCGGCCGGCGGCGTCGACTTCGTCGCGTGCTCGATGCCGGAAGCCGAGGCGCTGATCAAGGCGGGCCGCGTCCGCAGCCTCGTGTTCTTCTCGCCGAAGCGCGCGCCGAACTTCCCCGACGTGCCGACCACCGAGGAGGCGACGGGTCACAAGGTGCACAAGGGCGTGTGGCGCGGCTTCGCGGCGCCCCAGGGCCTGCCGAAGGAGATCGCCACGCAATACGAGACCGCGATCAAGAAGATCTGGGACAGCGCGGAGTTCAAGGAGTTCATGAACCGGCGCGGCTTCGACATGATCTATCTGGATTCGGCGAAGTTCGGCGAGTTCATGAAGGCGGATAACGAGGACAACGGCAAGGCGCTGAAGTCGCTCGGGCTGGCGAAGTAA
- a CDS encoding BA14K family protein — translation MRLSALSTAVAECAGVLCCVLLMGLSAPALAQTSVTDNPGPAAAQASPPAEEKPAVAAEEKPPAVDDKPATAEQKPAPAEEKPAIAQDKPAAVEEKSAATDDKPAIAEQKPAPAEEKPAIAQDKPAAVEEKAAATDDKPAVVEQKPAPAEEKPAVAQDKPAAVGEKSAAVDDKPAVVEQKPAPAEEKPVIAQDKPAAVGEKSAAVNDKTGAIEQKPALSDAKPAAVEQKKPALARTKPALKQTSVARPSQIAARSEGTVPGKPVQPAKETHRATHKPRERTLVMLCTRFRTYNPTSGTYRGYDGKTHSCR, via the coding sequence ATGCGTTTGTCAGCTCTTTCGACGGCCGTCGCCGAGTGCGCCGGCGTGCTGTGTTGTGTCTTGTTGATGGGATTAAGCGCTCCGGCGCTCGCGCAGACATCGGTCACGGACAATCCGGGCCCGGCCGCCGCGCAGGCCTCACCGCCCGCAGAGGAAAAGCCTGCGGTGGCTGCCGAAGAGAAGCCGCCTGCCGTGGACGACAAGCCCGCCACCGCCGAACAGAAGCCGGCGCCTGCGGAGGAGAAGCCAGCCATCGCGCAGGACAAGCCCGCGGCGGTCGAGGAGAAGTCGGCCGCCACGGACGACAAGCCTGCCATCGCCGAGCAGAAGCCGGCGCCTGCCGAGGAGAAGCCAGCTATCGCGCAGGACAAGCCCGCAGCCGTCGAGGAGAAGGCGGCTGCCACGGACGACAAGCCAGCCGTCGTCGAGCAGAAACCGGCGCCTGCGGAGGAGAAGCCAGCGGTCGCGCAGGACAAGCCCGCAGCCGTTGGGGAGAAGTCCGCTGCCGTGGACGACAAGCCTGCCGTCGTCGAGCAGAAGCCGGCGCCTGCGGAGGAGAAGCCAGTCATCGCGCAGGACAAGCCCGCCGCCGTCGGGGAGAAGTCGGCTGCCGTGAACGACAAGACCGGCGCCATCGAGCAGAAGCCGGCCCTCTCGGACGCGAAGCCTGCGGCTGTCGAGCAGAAGAAACCGGCGCTTGCGCGAACGAAGCCCGCCTTGAAGCAGACGTCTGTCGCAAGGCCATCGCAAATCGCTGCCCGCAGCGAAGGGACAGTGCCCGGTAAACCGGTGCAACCGGCCAAGGAAACCCACAGGGCAACCCACAAGCCGCGCGAGCGGACCCTGGTCATGCTCTGCACCCGCTTCCGCACCTACAATCCGACGTCCGGCACGTACCGGGGCTACGACGGCAAGACGCATTCCTGCCGATAG
- a CDS encoding IS4 family transposase translates to MLHQNSVFHGLLKHVPWHRFDRLVEEHGADARVRRLSTKSQLVALLYGQLSGAASLREIVAGLSSHAVRLYHVGAAPVQRSTFSDANAQRPAAVFTELLAIMMKQAHRGLRRKLAETTYLIDATSVRLNEHSAGWARFSAGVCGAKVHVIYDADADRPIYAAVTPANVNDITMAQQMPIEPGATYVFDLGYYDYAWWAALDAAGCRIVSRFKSNTPLDVVEELPVIPDGNILSDRIGFLPARQAKSRCNPMQDAVREVRIMTDTGKMLRILSNDLDASAQEIADLYRRRWAIELFFRWIKQTLKITRFVGTSENAIRIQIAVALIAFLLLRLAQAAQKAVPSPTVFSRLVRANLMHRRSIDKLLEPSPIVQDQRQMSLSLC, encoded by the coding sequence ATGCTGCATCAGAATAGCGTATTCCACGGACTTCTAAAGCACGTTCCATGGCATCGGTTCGACAGGCTTGTGGAGGAGCATGGAGCCGATGCGCGGGTGCGCCGGTTGTCGACCAAGAGCCAGTTGGTGGCGCTGCTTTATGGTCAGCTTTCGGGGGCGGCGAGCTTGCGCGAGATCGTGGCAGGACTTTCGAGCCATGCTGTGCGGCTCTACCATGTGGGCGCGGCACCGGTTCAACGATCGACCTTCTCGGATGCGAACGCACAGCGGCCTGCCGCCGTGTTCACCGAACTGTTGGCGATAATGATGAAGCAGGCGCATCGCGGGCTGCGTCGCAAGCTTGCCGAGACGACCTACCTGATCGATGCCACGAGCGTGCGCTTGAACGAACACAGCGCCGGCTGGGCGCGGTTCTCGGCGGGGGTCTGCGGTGCCAAAGTGCACGTAATTTACGACGCCGACGCGGATCGCCCAATCTATGCCGCGGTCACTCCGGCCAACGTCAACGACATCACCATGGCCCAGCAAATGCCGATCGAGCCGGGCGCCACTTATGTCTTCGATCTCGGTTATTACGACTATGCCTGGTGGGCCGCGCTCGATGCCGCCGGCTGCCGGATCGTCAGCCGCTTCAAATCCAACACGCCGCTCGACGTGGTGGAGGAACTGCCCGTCATCCCGGACGGCAACATCCTCTCCGACCGCATCGGCTTCCTTCCCGCACGCCAGGCCAAGAGCCGCTGCAATCCAATGCAGGATGCGGTACGCGAGGTCCGCATCATGACCGATACCGGAAAGATGCTGCGTATCTTGTCGAATGATCTCGATGCCAGCGCACAAGAGATCGCTGATCTCTATCGTCGACGCTGGGCCATCGAGTTGTTCTTCCGCTGGATCAAGCAGACCCTCAAGATCACTCGCTTCGTCGGCACATCCGAGAATGCCATACGCATCCAGATTGCGGTCGCGCTCATCGCCTTCCTGCTGCTGCGCCTGGCCCAGGCTGCACAGAAAGCCGTTCCAAGCCCAACCGTCTTCAGCAGGCTGGTTCGGGCCAACCTCATGCACCGCCGATCGATCGACAAGCTGCTCGAACCATCGCCAATCGTCCAAGATCAGCGGCAGATGAGCCTAAGTCTATGCTAA
- a CDS encoding DUF2846 domain-containing protein, protein MGTFNIETGHMGWKIGALPLVVAGFLLASCASPRGIDEAPVQIPALKAGLGRVYFTRPSELTGAAIQPEIRMNNEVVGRSVPGGFSYVDRPPGRYAVTTATEVENAVTFQLAAGETKYIKTRVTPGILVGHVTPTLEFPEQGQSDVSRLRYVGP, encoded by the coding sequence TTGGGCACTTTCAATATCGAGACGGGGCATATGGGGTGGAAGATCGGGGCGCTGCCCCTTGTGGTTGCCGGATTTTTGCTGGCCAGTTGCGCGAGTCCACGCGGCATCGATGAAGCGCCGGTTCAGATCCCGGCATTGAAGGCGGGTTTAGGTCGTGTCTACTTCACCCGGCCGTCCGAATTGACGGGGGCGGCCATTCAGCCCGAGATTCGGATGAACAACGAAGTCGTTGGCAGATCTGTGCCCGGCGGGTTCTCTTATGTCGACCGCCCCCCGGGGAGATACGCCGTGACAACGGCAACCGAGGTCGAAAATGCGGTTACGTTCCAGTTGGCCGCGGGCGAGACGAAGTACATCAAGACAAGAGTGACGCCCGGCATCCTCGTCGGCCATGTCACGCCGACGCTCGAATTCCCCGAGCAGGGGCAATCCGACGTCAGCCGCCTCAGGTACGTCGGCCCCTGA